Part of the Tenacibaculum sp. SZ-18 genome, TGTAACGAAATATCAGCAAGAACTAGCGATTCTTAAAACTAATCAAGCAAAACATGAGCGTTTACTAGCAAAACAACAGCAAATGGTAGCCCATAAATGCGTCTGCGGTAAAGGTTTTCCTTCCAAACAGGCCTTAAGTGGACATCAAAGAAGTTGTAAAATATACCAACAACTAAAAGACCAAAATAACAGCTAAAAAATGACAACAATTGCAGTAAAAAGACATAAAGATGGATTCAAAATTGCGAGTGATTCACAAATAACTATTAACAATCAAAGAAAATGGTATACGGACAATTACTCATCCAAGAATTTAAATTCAAACGGTAAAATCTTCCGTATTAAAGGTGCAACGATTGGATATGCTGGTATAGCATCTCATTTCTATTTGTTACAAATGTTTTGTGATAAAAAACTTCCAAAAATGAATAAGTCAAACATAATTAATTGGTGCGTTGAGTATAAATCATTTGTTATCGAAAAAATGAATATAAAACCAGCCGAAGTTCAACTTAGCGCATTCTTAATAAAAGACAATAAGTGTTTTTTCATAAGTTCAAACTTAACTGTATATGAAGTAGAAAAGTTTGATGCCACTGGAAGTGGTGCATTTATAGCATTAGCAGCAATGGAAGAAGGAGCTTCTGTTAAGCGGGCTGTGAAAATAGCAATTAAATATGACCTCGGTTCAGGTGGTAAGATCCATTCCTTAAAAGTAAAGAACGAATTACAATAAACTATTACAAATTATAAAAAAAGACACTAAGGTTTTAATGATCAAGATTTCAATTGATGAAAGAGTCTAAAAAAAATAAAAAAAATAAAAGTGATGGTATTTGTATTTCTCAATTATCAGATAAGGACTTGAATACTATTGCTGCTATTTGGAGTAGCAGAAGAAGTATGCCAAATATTCAATATAAGAACATCATGAAAAGAGTTAAAAATGGAAATATAGAATTATTTGATTTACCATTTTTTATCTGTAGAGACCTACATCGATTAGGTTATAAAATTCCAGAAATTCAGTAGGTTCTCCGATACCTAAAAAACGGAAAAACGTTCTTTGACATAATTGTGGTGAGAAATATATAATTATTACTTTTATTTTTATATTCTTTAAAAAATATTTAAAAATGAAAAAGATAATTACAGCTTTACTTTTGACCCTTCTTTGTAGTTCAACATTAATAGCTCAGAGTTTAGAGATAAAAGAAGAAATTATTGATGTTAAAGAGCATTTTAATTTCAAGGGAAGAATAGATTTAACAAAATATTATTTATCTCTTATTAAAGATTTGAAAATTGATGAAATTGAAAATCTAACTATATCAAAATGGGATAATCGTGAATGGTACATTAATCATTTTAAATCAGCATCGGATTCAATTAAAAAACACGGTGTTCCCTTAAAACCAAGTATTATTAAAGTCGTTAAGAGTTTTACAGGGGGGGTTAAGAAACACGAGTTTTTTGTAATTGAATATTACTTTAATACAAAAATGTATATTGAAGAAGAGTCTGTAGGGGTTTCTTTTTATTTTACTCCAGCAATTGGATTCGATAAAGTTTTCAGTATTCAGTTTATAGAGCCTATTGATTTGAGTTTATTTGAAGAATAGAATCAGTAATTATTTTTTACCGCAAGACACCTTAATTAAGGTGTTTTTTTATGTCCAAGATTTAGTAAAAGAATTATAAAATAAGAGTAGAATAAGTGATATTAAAACAAGGAACATTATTCAGTGGTATTGGTGGACCAGAATTAGCAGCTCATGCAATGGGTTGGGAGAATGTGTTCCATTGTGATATTAACGAATTCGGTAAGAAAGTAATTAGCCATTATTGGCCCAATTCAATAGGACATGGAAATATCAAAGAGACAGATTTCAATATTTACAGAGGACGAATCGACATCCTTACTGGCGGGTTTCCGTGCCAACCTTACTCAGCAGCAGGAAATAGACTTGGAAAAAAAGATGATCGCCACCTCTGGCCAGAATTCGCTAGAGCAATTAGAGAGATTCAACCACGTTGGGTCGTGGGCGAGAACGTTCGCGGGCTTGTTAATTGGAATGGAGGTTTGGTACTCGCAGAAGTGCAAGCTGACTTGGAAGCTGAAGGCTACGAAGTACAATGTTTTTTATTTCCATCTGCAAGTGTCGGAGCTACCAATATCAGAGAAAGGATTTGGATTTGTGCCTACAATGGCAGCATGGGACGGAAAAATGTACAAGGTGACAAAGGAAGCAGCTCTTACGAGATTGAAAACTCAAAAGGGAGAAGCTCGAAAATCCAATGGAGGGAAAAAGAAACAGATGTCCTGGATCCATCACGCAATACTTTTTTACAATTTCAAGAAATGCACGGGCAACCCGCAGTTTTCAATGTGGGCGATGAACTTTCCCCCGAATTGGACTTTATTACCGTTTCTAAATGGTACGAAGAAAGTCTTACAGCGGGAGGAAATGCAATTAATCCTAGAGCAATAATTCAAATATTTAAAGCGATAGAGAAATACGAACAAATTAAAAACAAACAGTAGATTCTTAAGTAATAAAGTAAGCCGTAATGAATAACAAACCAAGTATTATCAAAAAAACTAAAACACCCTTGGGGTTTTCTTGGAAACCTTGAAATGAATCGAAAAAAGGAAGGAAAGGTGCTAGAAGAATTAAAAAAATGAAATCTCGAATCTTTTTCATAAGCAAATATAAATAAAGTAAAACAGTAGTTAAAAGTCATCATGGAAGCTAATATCATCACCTGGATCTGAAGATGGTCCATTGTTGTTTCCATTCCCTCTGAAAAGGGAAATGATGAAAGCTACAACTATCAAGAAAATGATAACAAACCAAATACTTACTTCTGTTTCTTTTTGAGCCATGAAGTAAAACTAGTAAAAACAAAATAAATTAAAAGAGTAGTATGAGTGATTTAAGATTACCACTAAAAACTAAATGGTTTGATATGACTAAAAACGGTATCAAAACAGAGGATTATAGAGAAATTACTCCTTATTGGATTAAAAGATTAGTTGATAATGATATTGATTTGACAATAGATGAAATAAATATGGGGCTATGCGCTTTAAGAGATGGACATACTCAAGATCATGTATATAATGTTTATGGTTTTTGGTTCAAAAGCTTCACTTATAATATAATGACATTAGGTTATCCAAATGCAGATGATAAAGATCGTATAATTCAATTTGAACATAAAGGAATTGAAGTTGCTTATGGTAATCCTGAATGGGGTGCGGAATCAGATAAATATTATTTCGTAATCAAGCATGGTAAACAAATTAAAAACAATCAGTAGTTTAATTATTCTTCTTCGTTTTGTAGTATTTATATACTACATGGATTAAAAAGCCAATAATGACAATAGAAAGATAAAAAGGAAGATTAAATAAAAACATGATTCAAAAATACAAACTTTAAAAACTGTAGTTATCAGAATCTATTGCCTCCATTAGAATTTGGGAAAAACAATAATAAAACACACTTGAGATTGTAAATGAAGATTCTATAAGTTCTATTCTTTTTCATTCTCAAATATAATAAAAACAAGCTTGTAATATTTATTATCGAGTTTATTAACCAAAAATTAAAAACACATAAATGAATAATCTAGTAATAACGATAGTCACATTAGCAATTCTAGCATGTTTTCTTATGTATAAGCTATATCTGAATGAACAACAATACAGAAAGTATTATCAACAAGAGTTGGAAAAGGAAAAGTATATTAACAAAGAGATGTTGAATGAGCTAATTAATAAGCTTTGAATTATTTATAAAAAAAGAAACCCACTCAAAGATTGAGCGGGAAAATTGCTATGAAAAAGAAACTTAGGACGTCTCCTAAGATGGTACGAAATTAGTCATTAAAATATCAATAGCATAATTAATTGAAGATAAATAACAAATCAACAACAGTTGTTGATTTTTTGTTTGCAGCCAAATAAAGAAATGAAATTAAAAGAACCATGTTATGTTGCCACCAAAAAAGATTTATTCAAATTATATCGTAAACTACCTGATGTATTTATTAGGGAAACAATCAATGATATTATTTCTAAATGTAGAAATCTAGAATTGGAAAAAGCGAAATATTTAAAAACTATCACCCCAATAGAGTTTCGTTTGTTTGTAGAAGAAGTTGGTGAAGTGTAAAACTCACGAATCTTCATAAAAACTGATGAAACTTCATCTATCTTCACGAATCTTCACGAATCCTAATTCGTGTGTAAAAATCTGCTTCATATTTGCCTTGTATTTCAGTTTTAACAAATGAGCATACAGGCAATAAATCAATTATTATATAGACCGATAAGTCGTACTAAAAAATATGACAAGTACTTTCCAAAAGTATCTTGTCAATCTACATTTTTGAAAGAAACGACTACTACTGGAGGATTAGAGTTAATTAATGAATGG contains:
- a CDS encoding DNA cytosine methyltransferase; this encodes MILKQGTLFSGIGGPELAAHAMGWENVFHCDINEFGKKVISHYWPNSIGHGNIKETDFNIYRGRIDILTGGFPCQPYSAAGNRLGKKDDRHLWPEFARAIREIQPRWVVGENVRGLVNWNGGLVLAEVQADLEAEGYEVQCFLFPSASVGATNIRERIWICAYNGSMGRKNVQGDKGSSSYEIENSKGRSSKIQWREKETDVLDPSRNTFLQFQEMHGQPAVFNVGDELSPELDFITVSKWYEESLTAGGNAINPRAIIQIFKAIEKYEQIKNKQ